TAGCGACCTAATGACCCAGATTGCCCAGTTTCTAAGCAAGAACAATGCCCCTTTCACAGTAAACATTTACCCTTTCCTAAGTCTTTATGGCAATGACGACTTCCCTGTTGACTATGCCTTCTTTGACGGGGTAAGCCAGCCCGTCGTTGATAGTAATGGGATTCAGTACACAAATGTTTTTGATGCCAACTTTGACACCTTGGCATCTGCTCTTAAAGCTGTTGGATATGAGAACATGACCATTATTGTAGGCGAGGTGGGGTGGCCTACAGAGGGAGACAAGAACGCCAATATAGGCAATGCTTATAGATTTTATAACGGGCTTTTACCGAGACTTGCAGCCGGTAAGGGCACCCCATTACGCCCTGGATATATAGAAGTGTACTTGTTTGGTCTTATAGATGAGGATGCCAAGAGCATTGCTCCGGGAAATTTTGAGCGCCACTGGGGAGTTTATAGGTATGATGGGCAGCCCAAATTTACGATGGATCTTTCTGGTCAGAATCAAAATAAACTTCTTGTGCCTGCACAAAATGTGGAATATCTCCCTAACAAATGGTGTATGTTTAACCCCAATGCCAAGGATCTGAGCAAGCTTGCAGATAACATAAATTTTGCTTGCACCTTCGCAGATTGCACATCACTCGGATATGGTTCCTCCTGTAACAACTTGGATGCTAATGGGAATGCGTCTTATGCATTTAATATGTATTTCCAGGTACAGAATCAGAACCCATTGGCTTGCAATTTTCAAGGTTTGGCCATGGTGACTGCACAGAATATCTCGCAAGGGAACTGCAATTTTCCCATTCAGATAGTTGCATCTTCTTCGGGGGGGTGCTCAACGGTTACTGCAGTGTTTGTAACTCTATTCCTGTTTATGTTGCAATAGatgattaatttttaatttttaattttaatttttttggagatCAAgcatattgttattatttttggtACTTTCTTAGTACGTTACAACTCTTTGGGGATATTTTTACTTCACAGATTGGTTcaataaaaattagttaataaaaaaataaataaaaagtccACAGGAACCATAAATCCTATGGCTGGCTTATAAGGCATCTAATTGATTTGTTGGCCTGTGGGATGAGATTCGTGACAATACAGAATGGAACTCACTCATCCGACTTTgcctttattctttattttttatttttccatggGGCGGTAGATCGCGGGCGGGTCATGCAGAAAGGCAATCGCGCAGCAGCATGTGGATGGATGTTGGTAGTAGTTAACTTGGAAGACAAAAGGAGACTGAACATCTTCCTTTGTGCACAAAAAACGGAAAATAAAGGGACAGAAAGATTGAATTGAAAGAGAATCAGTTGACAATTCGTCCGGCCTAGGCCTAGGCCAAGGCTAGGTAGAATTAAAGTCACTGGttataatcatttttaataatttggtttGATATTATATAGAGGAATTATTagatctattattttataattttctttttttttttttttaaaaaaaaatgttattcgtatcaaatatttctctatttcaaTTTCATGGCAATTTTTAAGCCCCGTAGTGCTTGATCCGAGAGTCAATGGGCCATTCCAAAGTGTTTGATCCTTTGCTCCAATCACCAATGGATAGGAGACTGATTCCTTTGGGCGCGGGGCCTCTTGTTAATATCTAGCCCAGCTTTAATAAGCTGCTGGGCTGTTGCATTAGGCTGACCAAATAGAAATCTCCGCCTTTTCAAGCTCACAAAAAAGGGATGATGGAGTTCTTGTTAATGGTGGGGGCCAGTTTTTCAGCATCCACACAAAACAAACATTTGAAAATGAGCATCTCAATTATGCACCCTAAAACCCCCAACAACACAATCAGTCCAGCTCTCTTATGAATATGGTCTTAGATGTGATGAGTAGTGTTAATTCACCCCCCCACGGCCACTCACCTTCCTTCGCGTCCATCATCATCCATATTCCATCATatgttcatgtttttatttttgggaggaCCTCAACAAAATAATGAccctaatatataattaagttaatttaaCAAGGGCTGAGGAACTTGGAAGTGGTAATTAGTTTACGTAGACTCCTAAGCTGTGTGTTTTCGTGTCACCCCCGACCAATATTACCATTGTCATCATTCTTCTTGATTCGTTGacacaatttaattttaacacATTAATTAAAGAGGTATCActaatatatcaatatttagaTTTCACACTCAcgaaaaataatgataagagtaataaaaagaaaataacttttctGATGACAAAAGCACGCATGCAAATAACGGTTTGTCGGCAATCATAATCTAATGTTTTGACTTTGAGAATGATGAACGGATAGGATAGAAAGAACTTGATGATTGAATATATTTGGGAAGCAAGCATGGAGCTGGAGGTTATAGCCACAAGGGTTATGCATGGAAACAAGGCATTTGAGGGATATTTTATGATCAAGAGGGACACACCATTTTTTTCTAAAGGTTTATACCAAGTAACCAACCCTCTCACCTGAGCAGTATATATTGCAAAAGCAATATTCCGTGTTTGTTTGTTCCAAATTTTCTTTGAGAACCACCAAATCACTCGATAAAACATGAACGATGAAAACTCACATGCATGCCCTTCTTGGAACCCATTATCTTATCTCCTACGAGGCAGTAGcgctatatatatagcaaaacttGAAGAGTGTATACTTTTTAGACTACACTATGTGACTAACCATACCAGCCCTCCAACCCTCCAATCTCATTCCACCACATGAGCATGTTATGTGACTAACTATGCACTTGCCTACACTAGATCTCATCCCTTATCCAAACTCCTCACTCATTCGTGCATCAGGCtttgtagattttatttttaaatttgatttacaTGTCAAAAAAGAGCTCcactcacttttcaaaattttcagataaaatttcattatttttttttttttgtaatagtcAAAGAcaatatcattcattttttaaatttttcaaacctaatcttttactttttgcatatgacaaaatgagcattatttacatttaatttttcaaataaaatcatatatcttttgcatatgtcaaaaagagtatcaatcatttttcaaatttttcaaatgaaatatgCAAATGTGAAATATgataatcaatcatctttcaaaaatttaaaattcaaacttttactAATATCATGCACATTTCACGCACATGTTTTATGGGAAAAGAtcaagggtggtttaaattcaaaattcatttcaactcatctcatcattcttatataaaatataataaataatataatttttttaaattttaaaataatattaatattaaaaaataatattctaacaatattttatttaattattagagaAATTAATCAGCTACTTTTTATTCTATTGTGCTACAAAACCTTTATATTAGTGTAGCCAGCCCGTTGGTGGGCTGTTTTTCGCCCAacagtaggggtgggcagcggggccccgcccccgcccccgctgccccgacCCATTTCATACTTTTAGATGCGGCAGGCTGACCACCATCCCAGCGGATCACGGGCGGGGTCACCTTAATACGGCTCATTGTCCGTGAATTAGCGGAATAAGTGACACCAGCCCCATGATACCCCTTCCATCCCGTAATtactgttcatatatatatatataaaaaataatacgcatgaaacgacgtcgtttcatgcgtaggttttttttttttttaaacccaggcatgaaacgacgtcgtttcatgcctgggttaatTAGAAATGAAATCCCCGCCCCCCCCGATTCCCTCCCTCGCTCACTCTCAGAGTTTCCGGCGCCGCTCCCAGCTACCAGCGTCTCCTTCAATGTCGTCGTGCGCATCCGGTCCCTTTCTCTGCatctcaccgaagatccgaatcccgaactcgaaggtaagaaactcaagccctatcctattttatttttttgtgatttatatttttaatggagattggaggaaggatggggtttatcggagatggaggatgggatttttgtaaattgtgtactgtggagcttagattgtgcatgtgttttggtttgaaatttgaatgagtccgtgaaatgcatgtgaattgtgtttgttttctcatttctgtaattatttcggaTTGGATTGgaattgattgtgtaattaattcggattggaacccctaaattaatttagggctcaaatccgaaaccctaaattaatttaggggattcaaagattgaaacccctaaattaatttagggctcaaatccgaaaccctaaattaatttaggggttcaatctttgaaacccctaaattaatttagggttttcaaatattggaacccctaaattaatttagggctcaatgtATAAACAGGAAAttgcatgccattaaaatctggaaattaactttgtgtgtgtatatattatcctCTAATACCCTATTCTAGactagtaatgctagatataatttatacaagtatactaaggattttctttaaaaaaaatgagattcatcattaaaaaaaatattattcttgtaagtttcacatttactaatcaagttttttctttaaaaaaaaatacacaagacttatctactctaaatatcatttttcaacccatgcataatactacattttaaaaattatttgatgttatattaagagatgaagatttttttttttaaaaataaataaataaaaaaatgtcatttcttcgttaatattttttaatttgttggatgtggacttttctaccttacttaaataaaggaaacattcatattttctttcctcatgtagtgtatttgttaatatactttattaacaacatatagtgtatttgttgttaatatactttattacatttataaccaaatgatagtgtgatacttttttttattctacttttcttttatattcattatatagttgttatgttttctattatttcagatttcttgtttgctttagttcatggatatgccagcggattcgagtgcgagctctccttttcaggccgagggcacccctacccctacccctacacctacacctacccttcctactcatacccctacccctagccctacggcaccttgccccgcccccaagcccagcaagaaacctgcttcaatagtttggagtcatttcaccaaactagatggtggtgactcaagtaacccccaagccaagtgtaatcattgtggcaaaatttatggatgccactataggaaacatggcacctcacaattaaaggtgcacttagaagagcaatgcaaaaaaagtccaatattaagatcattacaagataaaagccaatctagtctagaagttggacttcaaaaaatggccgatgggactagtgggggtgcaagtttgagggggtatactaagtatgatcccgatgagtgtagaagacatctagctcgtatggtcataatggacgagctaccttttcaaattgtagacgggaaagggttccaagcgtattctcactacttggaaccaaggtttaatattccctctcgccacacggtggcaaaggatgtaaaaaagcatttttacattgaaaatgagaagttgatGGGTCAATTGGCgggtcaatttgtttgtctcaccactgacacttggacatcgatccaaaattttaattatatgtctttgactgtgcattttattgattgccattggacattacacaagaaaattataaaattttataaaatcaccgatcataagggtgagacagttgggaaggccttggaggcttcaataaaagaggggtttgagccgagttgttacagtcacagtcgataatgcctcgtctaacaatgttgcattaggacatttgaaaacttatcttagagaggcaaataagacacttatgggtggtgagtgtctgcatgtgagatgtgcagcacatattctgaatttgattgtcagtgatggtttgagagatcttcatgactcgattgctcgagttaggactgctgtgagatgggtgtgatcttctccttcaaggttggagaaattcaaggttgctgcgagatatgcgggtctaacatctaagaagggcctttgtactgatatgccttcacgatggaactcaacatttctgatgttggaggcggcccaagaatataggctggcatttgcattattgggagATGAAGTcatccaatatgtaaaatattttgatgatcacgggggattggggaaacccgtagctgatgattgagaaattgtaactatttttgtagagtttttgaagcttttttacgatgtcaccATGAGGCTATTtagaactttgtaccctacatccaatgttgtatgccagcaaatatgtagggtaaaagaagaattagatgacatggtcgcgggtggtcacattaggctgcgggagatggcattgattatgaggtcaaagtacgacaagtattggggagatttaactaggactaatattttgttatatgtagttgTCGTCTTTGACCCGAtgtataagttggatggcatgatatttggattggaccttgcgtacgggcaagtatgggcggagcttattgcagcaagggttcgggaaaccattactagattatttgatgagttttccaccctgcggggtggtaatattgcagCACCTACATCTACCCCCTCAGCCTCAGGCTCACAGTTTCATGAAGTCGAGAGTGGGAAAAGGcgtagattggagtggggtgagaggtatgagcagacccccttcctccggacttctgtagaggctcagtcagagatagacagatacttagcagcagagattctaccattttcacgagatttcgatatattaagttggtggaaggtgaatgctgtgaagtatcccatccttggagagatagcatGCACACTTTTGGTCATCCCTGTTAGCACAGTAGCCTCAGAGTTggcctttagcaccggaggacgtgtattagattcatttcggagttcattagctcctgccactgtggaggttttgatttgcacgcagaattggatcaagggaactccaattcatgttccggatgttcttgagtatgaggaggccgacgtcgaggaggagggtgatgatcagtctggatctggtatttattctaatttcttattttcatttatttattttcatttaattggtattcattaatttcatttcaaatttaatacttatagtgatacatgagacgacgtctacggctacctccgatgcagcatgacttttgtattggactcaccattgccatggtttgcataatttcttccctaattgttttttacatttaaaactttgtttcatttttataaatttttaattctaatttgttttatttttaacttattaatatttcaggttttttgacttattaacttttatttttaacttattgattttcagtctcacagcaatcgacattcgacacaactcagtgaactcacaactacggctctaccccaaaattaattttcttaatttacaattattgtaatgttgctacaatagttaattatacaatttgtaatatttattttttttagaagagtttgtaatagtgtaatagtttattagttctcttaatttgtataattgtaaactatttattttagcataatgtcttactgccttagtgatgaatattacttaattatttaatagttaaaacttaatatctacttatcaaaaaaaaattatttcttttctatttttaaatttatattttttttaatctaaataatgggtccaaagtggcccaaaacgaattctAGGCCCAAAGAagcccaaaaactgattctgggccatttagggcccagaaaaaagtactgggcCGGACCGGCCCATGTGCGGGGGGTGCGGATGGGTGGGtgtccacccccgcaccccgggcagcggacgggggaccccgcccccgcccatgcgggggcgggatccgggaaaaaaaatcacaccccacatgcgggggcggggtaggggtggccccgccccgtaggggacgggtatcacccctacccAACAGCAACAGGCTGTTGCAAAGTGTTTTTCAAACTTGAATAATATATACGACAACACTAATACttggattctattttttttattgaaaagaaaaaagaaaaaaaagacttcGCGACATTACAAACAGAGGAAAACCAGTTGTGCACAAAGTCGCAAACGCATTAAAGTCTTGTTGTTTTCATTGCTTTTGTATCCTAACGTGCAGAgctttccaaaaatataaacaaataatttttcgtATGTTTCAGAATTCAGCCATGAGAATGCCCTTGACACTACTATTTTTCTTGGGCTCcaacatataagaaaaaaataataatgaacatCGATGTGATCGGGGAATGAACATGTGAAGAACACTTCAAAATCTACTTGCAGGTGTACTTCGGGAactaaaaaagagagaagaaaaaaaaaaaaagaggactaCATGATATTAAATTACAAGGGATCCCACGGATCATCTGCCAACAGCAAATTCGGTGTTACTACACTAATAGTTTAATTTCAAGGAATTGTTCTGTCTAAACTTTGTTTTTCAAGGGAAAACCCAAGCCACTGCCCACTAGGGAATGGAAGGCGGAAAAGCCATTCTCATCTCCATGACTTTCTTGTGAGAGTTTGAGTGCAAATAGCTCACAAAAGTAGGACTCTTTGCTGGCCTATACTCTGGCAGCAACCTACCCGACTTGTACCTTACCCCACATGCATTGCACAGTGTTTTCGGACCCAAGGGTCCAGCCCTCCACTGTGGGGTCCGTTGTGCTAGGCAATGGGTGCACCTCCTTGGCATTGGCTGCTTTTCATTGCTACCCTCCAAGCTTCCCTTCCGCACCATCCCCTTCTCGTCCTgtccttcctcttcttccctTGTTTCTTCCTGCTGACCATCTCTTAGTATGTTGATGTTTTCCTCATTTTTGGGAACAATAAGTTCACTGTCAGCCAACCAGTAAGCCTGTTGGAGCAAAGGGGGGTCCGAGCTGATTACGTTGAGGGCATGaatttttgggttgaagtgATGTGACCAGGTGCTTCTCAAAGTTAAAGAGTTCTTGGTTTTGAGAGTTGTAgccctttttcttttgcttctaGCCTTGCCTGGCACTACAAAAGTTTGCAGGGAAGCTGGGTTCTGTTCGGTCTTCTGCAAGGGTCTTGAGGGCTTTGGGGTTGTACTTGTGGCTTGAACACCGGTGGGTACTGGGAGGCAGTTTCCAGTGCTGGATAGACAGTCTTCCACAAATACTGAAAGCCATTCTAAGCTAACATCCACTTCCTGCACGTTTGGTCACAAAGAAACCCAGAATTAGTATGACCCATGAGAGCATGTACTACGTATTGGTGAAATGTGATATCTCATATCTAATATAGGTGTGAAAAACCTGACCAAAATAGTGTGTGAAGGGACACAACACAGAAGGAGATTAGACATAAAATTAAGGATAAAACCTAACAAGCACGAGAAggtacagaaaaataaaaaatggagaacCAAGGAGTTGAAACAGGCAAGCAATTTAAGAAACCAAAGTTTTAAAACTTCAAAAGTACAAGCGAGCAAAAGAAATTTGCGAAAGCACAACCACAATTCcgctcagagagagagagaagtacaAAGAAAAACTATGAATAGGAACACCAATAAAGGAAAGGACGAACCGTGTTCTGAGCAGAGAAGAGTTCGTCAAGACTGGTAGTGAGGCCACCAAGCTTGGAGTGAGGGGAAAGGACCTGCTCTGGCTGGTAATCACCGGCAACTGTCACATTCCGGTAGAAATCCATGGCCACAATGCAAATACTCTTAAGAAAtccaagagaaagaaagaaaaaaaaaaaaaaaagaagaacagGAGAAGAAAAATGTAGTCTTTCTAGCTGTCTCAGTGCCCTCTTTATGGcctcggttttttttttttgtcggcAGAAAAAGCTAAAGAAACAAATCAAATTTACGCAATCAAGGAGAGCAAGCCCACATCGGCACATCCCCACCTCTCTCTGCAACTATCTCGTAAGGACCTGTTTACCACGGCTTTATTCTGGTTTACATGCCATCTATACATGTCCTCTATTCCTTGCCTTGCTTTTTCTTGGTTTTatcaacaaaacatattttctgtaatgttttatttctcaagttataagaaaagaaagggagaagTAGCATATTAGAGCTTATTGTTGTTAAAAAATGAATGCTCTAACATGTTTTTATTTGTACTTTTTccgttccttttttttttttaaaccttagTTTATTCAGGTACAGGATAAGGAAATGGAAAATGACCGATGCATTATgcctttttattaaatattataaataaaaaataaaagataaaatacacTATCAGTCTGATCCCTGTAGCAGGGTCCTAAGAAAATAAGGGCTTTCTTTCTGAATTACGAGTGCAgctttgcagaagttattatcATAGGCAGGGCAGCTCAGAAATTAGGTGATAAGTGATGCCTGCaactctctccctttcttccaAAAGATACATTGTGATGGTCTCGGATTTGGTTTAGCTGAATAGCAGTGTACTATAGGGGGCTGGAttctttgaaaatttcaaacaaatttgACCAAGTCGGCTTAATTGGTCCAGGAAAAGGGGAAGTGGAGATGGATTATGTGCAGGTTTAATGACTAGCATCCTTTCATTTAAAGGAAACGATCAACTATGTTTTATGCTAACAGATgcttacttcaaaaaaaaaaaaaaaaacagatgctAGTAAATATTCACATTTCGTTTTTCTTTTAGTCAGCGAGAATTTTTAGATAGTgtgatgaaaattttttgttttaaatattattttttaatattattattattttagattttgaaaaaattgaattgaaattttaaaaaagttgaattatttattatattttgtgtgaaaatttgaaaaaattataatgataagatgagtaTTTTGTGTCTCGtctcacttgccaaacctaTCTGTCTTAATGGAAATTTTGTCACATTCAATCACTCcgtgattaaaaataattaaaaaaaaaattgctccaGTGTTCCCTTATAAAAAAGACCCTTTCTTTGAGGTTCCAATTCATTGATAAACAAACCTGCTATTGTAATAAAGTGATGTTTCTTCAAATGTAAATAGATGTGGGGGAGGCTAGGGctgaaaaaaacataaaagatcagtggataaaacttttaatttccaaacttgTAATAGATCTTGTAAAAATTGTGCGCCTGGGTCACTTGTTGGTTGAGTATTTATTTGATAATAAATTGAATTCAAAGGAGCACCAAGACGATAccctaatttttatatatcattgcTTTTGTTAGGGGAGTGTGAAGAGAGCCAAGAACAAGGGTGTTTCGCTTATTGGTAAGAAAAGATGGCTTACCAAGAGAATTGAGTTCTCTTAACCATTTTCGGATTTTGCTGCATTCCTAGCCAACCTTTGATGAAAGAAGATCCAACATGAGGTGGCCTTGTTCTTCCAACTATTAGAAATTATGTGAGAGCAGCCAAAAGTGAGGAGAAACAATGCCCAAGTGAGCCAAACACTCTTTTTCAAACAATTCTCTAAAAACACATGAGGGTCTGTTTCAGACCAACTTAAATAGCAGGCACAAATCGAGGCTAAGGAGATTCCACATTGCTCTCCAATGGAATACCATTGTTCCGCAACTTCCACACAAAAACAGCAATTCTAATATACAAATGAAAGATTGAAAAGGAAGGAAAACAGGGAGATTTATCTCTCAAC
This genomic interval from Juglans regia cultivar Chandler chromosome 3, Walnut 2.0, whole genome shotgun sequence contains the following:
- the LOC109000410 gene encoding glucan endo-1,3-beta-glucosidase 8-like, which produces MERLWFLNWVFVVWLLGCVCVCVCVEGLGVNWGTMATHKLPPDTVVKMLKDNGIKKVKLFDAEQSTMSALAGSDIEVMVAIPNDQLAVMNSYNRAKQWVQRNVTRYLFNGGVNIKYAAVGNEPFLTSYNGSFLNVTLPALQNIQNALNEAGVGDSIKATVPLNADVYNSPETSPYPSAGRFRNDISDLMTQIAQFLSKNNAPFTVNIYPFLSLYGNDDFPVDYAFFDGVSQPVVDSNGIQYTNVFDANFDTLASALKAVGYENMTIIVGEVGWPTEGDKNANIGNAYRFYNGLLPRLAAGKGTPLRPGYIEVYLFGLIDEDAKSIAPGNFERHWGVYRYDGQPKFTMDLSGQNQNKLLVPAQNVEYLPNKWCMFNPNAKDLSKLADNINFACTFADCTSLGYGSSCNNLDANGNASYAFNMYFQVQNQNPLACNFQGLAMVTAQNISQGNCNFPIQIVASSSGGCSTVTAVFVTLFLFMLQ
- the LOC118347917 gene encoding GATA transcription factor 9-like — protein: MCRCGLALLDCVNLICFFSFFCRQKKKTEAIKRALRQLERLHFSSPVLLFFFFFFLSLGFLKSICIVAMDFYRNVTVAGDYQPEQVLSPHSKLGGLTTSLDELFSAQNTEVDVSLEWLSVFVEDCLSSTGNCLPVPTGVQATSTTPKPSRPLQKTEQNPASLQTFVVPGKARSKRKRATTLKTKNSLTLRSTWSHHFNPKIHALNVISSDPPLLQQAYWLADSELIVPKNEENINILRDGQQEETREEEEGQDEKGMVRKGSLEGSNEKQPMPRRCTHCLAQRTPQWRAGPLGPKTLCNACGVRYKSGRLLPEYRPAKSPTFVSYLHSNSHKKVMEMRMAFPPSIP